A single Drosophila ananassae strain 14024-0371.13 chromosome 3L, ASM1763931v2, whole genome shotgun sequence DNA region contains:
- the LOC6495621 gene encoding uncharacterized protein LOC6495621, producing the protein MLNGKAHKSGENPEPCPAGGSGVDGSGSGQSGRKPAACVKIDISTCQSNHPMNVVMGTEEHKPTGGGAGGGLLVVPTHHNLQLDKISVRSISSEDISSGGNGKCCSAAARNPAIKTGRRLQLMQMIILPFIPILALIVQTSVSLQEILEYRSAVADIETQVTIATDLGKVVTRLQLERSEVAFYIFTNGSKERNNLTQRFTNTDHALNNMTTWNEISVPTAPDEDEDDREMMLTRTDFQSRLTDFRNRVRLEPEESSITEVMNWYTSINRGLLHHLNEQIKETDNSGVWRYLVGFKNLLKSIECQNIATSFGIRYYGRGSLTAENFVSYVRYEFMAREMINSTLNYAPMLKEMYTNITCTKKYHRAKQMSTTLLKNSPNVSNERSAIEYYDLMNNYTDDLRILQKALRRQIKEYVDSTLAEADRKEAIGIAILVVVLLVSPVIIVLVKNAAATIQLYAVNLSQKAKELKREKRKSDSLLFQMLPPSVAMQLKQTQKVPAELYEAVTIYFSDIVGFTEIAADCTPLEVVTFLNSIYRVFDERIECYDVYKVETIGDSYMVASGLPVKNGNKHISEIATMALDLLDASSVFRIPRAGDEFVQIRCGVHTGPVVAGIVGTKMPRYCLFGDTVNTASRMESTGEAQKIHITEEMNDSLQQVGGFRTEHRGLIDVKGKGLMSTYWLTCKDGPVRVREEISWRADMQPVFLDHLKLHPPVDYKLPKRK; encoded by the exons ATGCTAAATGGAAAAGCGCACAAGTCCGGAGAAAATCCAGAACCTTGCCCGGCGGGTGGCAGTGGGGTGGATGGTAGCGGTAGCGGGCAGAGTGGCAGAAAGCCCGCCGCCTGCGTTAAGATCGACATTAGCACTTGCCAATCGAATCATCCAATGAACGTGGTTATGGGCACCGAGGAGCATAAGCCAACGGGTGGGGGCGCCGGTGGAGGACTCCTAGTAGTGCCCACACATCACAATCTGCAGCTCGATAAAATTTCCGTGCGGTCGATTAGTTCCGAGGATATATCGAGTGGCGGGAATGGAAAATGCTGCAGTGCCGCTGCCCGTAATCCGGCCATAAAAACGGGACGGCGCCTGCAACTGATGCAG ATGATAATTCTACCATTTATACCAATATTGGCATTGATTGTGCAAACATCGGTGTCACTGCAAGAGATCCTGGAGTACCGTTCCGCCGTGGCCGACATCGAGACTCAG GTAACAATCGCCACAGACTTAGGCAAAGTGGTAACTCGACTTCAGCTGGAACGATCGGAGGTGGCCTTCTACATTTTCACCAACGGGAGCAAAGAGCG AAACAACCTAACACAGCGTTTCACAAACACGGATCACGCTCTCAACAATATGACAACCTGGAATGAGATCAGCGTACCGACAGCTCCAGACGAGGATGAAGACGATCGGGAGATGATGCTGACCCGGACAGACTTTCAGAGCAGGCTGACAGATTTCCGTAACCGAGTGCGTTTGGAGCCGGAAGAGAGCTCCATTACCGAGGTTATGAACTGGTATACGTCCATCAATAGAGGACTACTTCACCATCTAAACGAGCAAATCAAGGAAACGGACAACAGCGGGGTTTGGCG CTATCTAGTAGGTTTTAAGAACCTTTTAAAGAGCATAGAGTGCCAGAATATTGCCACATCCTTCGGCATCCGTTATTATGGCAGAGGATCCCTAACAGCCGAGAATTTTGTGTCCTACGTGCGATACGAGTTTATGGCCCGTGAAATGATCAACTCCACTCTGAACTACGCTCCCATGCTGAAGGAAATGTACACAAATATAACTTGCACCAAGAAATATCATCGTGCCAAGCAAAT GAGCACTACGCTACTCAAAAATAGCCCCAATGTTTCCAATGAACGCAGTGCCATCGAATACTACGATCTAATGAACAACTATACAGATGATCTCCGAATCTTGCAAAAGGCTTTAAGACGGCAAATCAA GGAATATGTGGACTCTACTTTGGCAGAAGCTGACCGCAAGGAAGCCATTGGAATAGCCATTCTCGTTGTGGTCCTTCTGGTGTCTCCCGTCATCATTGTGCTGGTCAAGAATGCTGCTGCCACAATACAG CTCTACGCCGTCAATCTCTCCCAGAAGGCCAAAGAGCTGAAGAGGGAGAAACGCAAAAGTGACTCACTTCTCTTCCAAATGCTGCCCCCCAGTGTCGCCATGCAACTGAAGCAGACCCAGAAG GTGCCCGCGGAGCTGTACGAGGCAGTAACCATCTACTTTAGCGACATCGTCGGCTTCACCGAAATCGCCGCAGACTGCACTCCCCTGGAG GTTGTTACTTTCCTAAATTCCATTTACCGTGTGTTTGACGAACGCATCGAGTGCTATGACGTGTACAAGGTGGAGACCATCGGCGACTCCTATATGGTGGCCTCCGGTCTGCCGGTGAAGAACg GGAACAAGCACATCAGCGAGATAGCAACAATGGCGCTTGATTTGCTGGACGCCTCGTCGGTGTTCCGGATCCCGAGGGCTGGCGATGAGTTCGTTCAGATCCGGTGCGGGGTACACACGGGTCCGGTGGTGGCCGGGATCGTGGGCACCAAGATGCCGCGCTACTGCCTCTTCGGAGACACGGTGAACACGGCCTCGCGTATGGAGAGCACCGGCGAGGCCCAAAAGATACATATCACCGAGGAGATGAACGATTCCCTGCAGCAAGTTGGCGGCTTCCGGACCGAGCACCGAGGCCTCATCGACGTTAAG ggAAAGGGCCTCATGAGCACCTACTGGCTAACCTGCAAGGATGGGCCAGTAAGAGTTCGGGAGGAGATTTCATGGCGGGCGGACATGCAGCCAGTATTTTTGGACCATCTTAAGCTGCATCCGCCAGTGGACTACAAGCTGCCGAAAAGGAAATGA
- the LOC116654770 gene encoding lithostathine-2-like: MLWPKLVCFVVVSFALCQPYQALPIYQETLSACPVNFTRLADKCLLVDTSWLNWYEADRHCHSINAGLLSIENETDLKAINDWLPVVAPNLLEFWTSGNKLNHPSKKLDYFWQSTGDKALYLPWADGEPTSDRGDCLALYANYIVSLGELVMEDHRLNVKDCTQWAPHICQTEPVQFQTHLCLNPDAFHEVQVPVWS, from the coding sequence ATGTTGTGGCCCAAGTTAGTCTGTTTCGTCGTGGTCAGCTTCGCTCTTTGCCAACCTTATCAGGCTTTGCCAATCTACCAGGAGACTCTTTCTGCATGTCCAGTCAACTTTACCCGCCTGGCGGACAAATGCCTTCTCGTAGATACTTCCTGGCTAAACTGGTACGAAGCGGATCGCCATTGTCATTCCATCAACGCCGGACTGCTGAGCATCGAGAACGAAACCGATTTGAAGGCCATCAATGACTGGCTGCCAGTGGTGGCACCTAACCTACTGGAATTCTGGACTTCTGGCAACAAATTGAATCATCCCTCCAAGAAATTGGATTACTTCTGGCAGAGCACAGGAGATAAAGCTCTCTATCTTCCCTGGGCGGACGGTGAGCCCACTTCTGACCGCGGGGATTGCCTGGCATTGTATGCCAATTACATCGTGTCTTTGGGGGAACTGGTCATGGAAGATCACCGGCTGAACGTAAAGGATTGCACCCAGTGGGCTCCCCACATCTGCCAGACCGAGCCGGTCCAGTTCCAGACCCACTTGTGCCTCAACCCTGATGCCTTCCACGAGGTTCAAGTACCAGTGTGGAGCTAA
- the LOC6495622 gene encoding armadillo repeat-containing protein 6 homolog: protein MAKVISQDTFDDVVKENVVEFSMTPSEAKEETIKQFEAQGINLANIIKDLSINPESGKPVINETVDQIKEHIGQKTVSTAQLLEQLTILDAECAKSLAHRVLAGKNGAHDSLITLLEQTLSSDSPNEDLIKKCLEAVNSLTNKQPDLFDAEAMAVVLKLLSLEQNSSEREEITLLTLQWLQKACIMHEMNRQNIMNTPALKLMKPLLGKDKPRLVRELTAVFRFLVLDDDIRVEFGCAHEHARQIANEVLLPLVELLPAYQDPNVLADLLLTIGTLAVRQELCTAIDEAGGLKIVFEIMSNNLGEVRLNREGLKLLRALAGHDSVKAHIVQQGVAPIVKQLLETHQNNENIVAAALACITTLTLRVKEHSAAFFETGIAEVIVEALRAHPKHKIVQRNGAWAIRNMVSRSRNQCETWISYGVEDLLNAAMTDHPSVEQDIKAALRDLGCNVHLREEWTGKAEKKIAA, encoded by the exons ATGGCCAAGGTTATTTCCCAGGACACCTTCGACGATGTCGTCAAGGAGAATGTGGTGGAGTTCTCCATGACGCCATCGGAGGCCAAGGAGGAGACCATCAAACAGTTCGAGGCGCAA GGCATAAACCTGGCCAACATCATTAAAGACCTGTCCATTAATCCAGAATCTGGGAAACCCGTCATTAACGAAACAGTTGACCAGATCAAGGAGCACATTGGTCAAAAGACTGTTAGCACTGCCCAGCTGCTGGAACAGCTGACCATCCTGGATGCAGAATGCGCTAAATCGTTAGCACATCGGGTCTTGGCCGGAAAGAACGGGGCCCACGATTCCCTGATAACGCTCCTCGAACAGACACTCTCCTCCGATTCACCCAACGAAGACTTGATCAAGAAGTGCCTGGAGGCTGTCAACAGTCTGACCAACAAACAGCCGGATTTGTTTGATGCGGAGGCAATGGCCGTAGTCCTAAAGCTTTTATCGTTGGAGCAGAATAGTTCGGAAAGGGAGGAAATTACTTTGCTCACGCTTCAATGGCTTCAAAAGGCCTGCATCATGCACGAAATGAACCGCCAGAATATCATGAACACACCAGCCCTAAAATTGATGAAGCCATTGCTTGGCAAAGACAAGCCGCGCCTGGTGCGTGAGCTCACCGCCGTGTTCAGATTCCTGGTGTTGGACGACGATATTCGTGTGGAGTTTGGCTGCGCCCACGAACACGCCCGTCAAATAGCCAACGAGGTCTTACTTCCTTTGGTGGAGTTGCTCCCCGCTTACCAAGATCCCAATGTACTAGCCGACCTGCTCCTCACTATTGGAACGTTGGCAGTTCGTCAAGAACTTTGCACAGCCATCGACGAGGCTGGCGGTCTGAAGATCGTCTTTGAGATTATGAGCAACAACCTCGGAGAGGTTCGTTTGAATCGGGAGGGTCTAAAGCTCCTGCGGGCACTGGCTGGACACGACTCTGTAAAGGCGCACATTGTGCAGCAGGGAGTGGCTCCCATCGTAAAGCAGCTGTTGGAAACGCACCAAAACAACGAAAATATCGTAGCGGCTGCATTGGCTTGTATCACCACGCTTACGCTTAGAGTTAAGGAACACAGTGCAGCATTCTTCGAGACGGGAATCGCCGAGGTGATCGTGGAGGCTCTTCGCGCCCATCCCAAACACAAAATCGTCCAAAGAAACGGAGCCTGGGCTATCCGGAATATGGTGTCACGATCGCGCAATCAGTGCGAGACCTGGATATCGTATGGCGTCGAGGATCTGCTAAACGCCGCCATGACGGACCATCCCAGTGTCGAACAGGACATTAAAGCGGCGTTGCGAGACCTGGGATGCAATGTCCACTTGCGTGAGGAATGGACGGGcaaagcagaaaaaaagatCGCCGCCTGA
- the LOC6495001 gene encoding E3 ubiquitin-protein ligase TRAIP, which produces MLNLNCVICAELFSQADEVFVTVCGHMFHHNCLNQWLDRSKTCPQCRNKCTTRNIFRVYFNLANLDVSRIDVGSLQEQLDNAHLALKMKEKEYGKIEQQMREQKDGTKKFLKIVAGLEQKVQKKDFLISSYVEQINILKNEHTILDALRKENKSLKLELNSVEGMSAILAAGSADTERLLKNESNPQVLANWVTTLKRELRQCESKKSDMRNVLTVVQNDLRKEIEVKRKLEEKVSHLESDLYQAQQELQSLKSKTPIESPTKSNIKFLKREERRDTISPTIKENIKRIEESTSPYLNIKSSSVGLAHLLNTKGNIGLTKTKISPIKAAAGVNMASGTVRKTTSDLSEKYSIFKKPRLLLPSSSGLTATSSSNFVFNGMGGSEKVDPFAQRAEELENCRSTAPLARNVNQRLKAGTLRNFKLGK; this is translated from the exons ATGTTAAACTTAAACTGCGTGATATGCGCCGAATTGTTTTCACAGGCGGACGAGGTGTTTGTCACCGTCTGTGGCCACATGTTCCACCACAACTGTCTTAACCAATGGCTTGATCG aTCTAAAACCTGCCCCCAATGCCGCAACAAGTGCACCACCCGCAACATCTTTCGGGTCTACTTCAATTTGGCTAACTTGGATGTCAGCCGCATCGATGTGGGATCGCTACAGGAGCAGCTGGATAATGCCCACCTGGCACTGAAAATGAAGGAAAAGGAGTACGGAAAGATTGAACAGCAGATGCGTGAGCAGAAAGACGGCACCAAGAAGTTCCT GAAAATTGTAGCTGGCTTAGAGCAGAAGGTCCAGAAGAAAGACTTTCTAATTAGCAGTTATGTGGAGCAGATCAACATTCTAAAGAATGAACACACGATACTGGATGCTTTGCGCAAAGAAAACAAATCTCTGAAGCTGGAGCTTAACTCTGTGGAGGGCATGTCAGCCATTCTTGCCGCTGGTTCGGCAGACACCGAGCGTCTTTTAAAGAATGAGTCTAATCCCCAAGTGCTGGCCAACTGGGTCACCACACTGAAGCGCGAGTTGCGCCAGTGCGAGAGCAAGAAGAGTGATATGAGGAATGTACTAACAGTGGTGCAAAATGATCTGCGTAAGGAGATTGAGGTGAAACG caagCTGGAGGAGAAAGTTTCGCACCTGGAAAGCGATCTTTACCAGGCACAGCAAGAG CTTCAATCTCTGAAGAGCAAGACTCCGATTGAATCCCCTACCAAAAGCAACATTAAATTTCTTAAGAGGGAAGAGCGACGCGACACCATCTCCCCCACAATT AAGGAGAACATCAAGCGCATAGAAGAGTCTACTTCGCCTTATTTGAATATCAAGTCCAGCAGCGTTGGACTAGCCCATCTTCTTAATACCAAGGGTAATATTGGTTTGACAAAGACCAAAATATCACCAATTAAGGCGGCGGCTGGTGTCAATATGGCCAGTGGAACTGTTCGAAAGACTACAAGTGACCTCAGCGAAAAG TACTCCATTTTTAAGAAACCACGACTGCTGCTACCCAGCAGTAGTGGACTAACGGCCACATCCAGCTCGAACTTTGTCTTCAACGGAATGGGTGGATCGGAGAAGGTGGATCCTTTTGCGCAGCGAGCCGAGGAGTTGGAGAATTGCCGATCCACGGCACCACTTGCACGGAACGTCAACCAGCGATTGAAGGCGGGAACCCTTCGCAACTTCAAACTGGGAAAATAA
- the LOC6495623 gene encoding uncharacterized protein LOC6495623 has protein sequence MEMANMIGNNHSGGNKNSGVGGPNYNNSYNSVADSGHNSTGGGSGGGGGGSGTGTGETPRLRDILNVGGPYQIPAGGCAYDIIIDLMRGLDLQDDGIVMNSKIKTIETDFCNIVRDESMLCESMEYLNDKALGDGDTALKFALLFSSRNFDALAMKDTKVRSAMLKILETNFLNADTYRVHDKNRLYNSITLLGEYYHRVRLADNAPITILGVSLLDLLTRELTDVGVVVSTRLARLVLSQITLNGEIMRSRHKAEIDLLLYHVRRHLILQPALTAKVKAMLLMVLDLFYSHFKHIGNDLEAMYTSYLVVEDGEDDCVNNNGSGLHPKDENHQLQHQQSENGSSANTSGQDPDTFDPPPTTKKWSEQVCEDSFCDIGYGEVEQSEERYSDAAPQPYPANNTGPHRHGRRSYQPRQAPRPLKTQQPASTDTNSDQYPSMASSEDRDESKPLPSWRKTRFNRNHDGDSNGRSRDQQRRYSASFDDDHHSVRSEGTGNLRLYSIHDRRKHSQERHERNMSGGGNYNSIVNSNWDQRDRDDRSERSYISNYERGNAYKRGGRFQNRNTYDKPPRFQKQQQQQQGQQPQHQPQGGPQKIHSDTWRRSNTAINSGYQDENCAYNSNGQESNSRSSSRARTLPRPSKMDKSGGYRYNQSPTRGGGGGGGPRFPRYSSQSSLASEASSTFDRRQQTSPQHPHQRHRHFTRRSQPDIHQPQNEDKNWQGGPQGGGQEQQAAGKEESELVRNAQQTTKYMNYLSSQK, from the exons ATGGAAATGGCCAACATGATCGGCAACAACCACAGCGGGGGCAACAAAAACAGCGGCGTCGGCGGCCCCAACTACAACAACAGTTACAACAGCGTGGCTGACAGTGGACACAACAGCACCGGAGGCGGtagcggtggcggtggcggcggcagtggcactggcactggcgaAACTCCCAGGCTCCGCGACATTCTGAATGTTGGCGGGCCATACCAGATCCCAGCAGGTGGCTGCGCCTACGACATCATCATCGACCTAATGCGAGGCCTCGACCTGCAGGACGACGGCATTGTGATGAACTCCAAGATCAAGACCATTGAGACTGACTTCTGCAACATTGTGCGCGACGAGTCGATGCTGTG CGAGTCCATGGAGTACCTGAACGACAAGGCGCTGGGAGACGGTGACACTGCGCTCAAGTTCGCCCTGCTCTTCTCCTCTCGCAACTTCGATGCTCTGGCGATGAAGGACACCAAGGTGCGCAGCGCCATGCTGAAGATCCTCGAGACGAACTTCCTCAACGCAGACACATATCGGGTGCACGACAAGAACCGGCTGTACAACTCCATAACGCTGCTGGGCGAGTACTACCACCGGGTGCGCCTTGCGGACAATGCTCCAATCACAATCCTAGGGGTGTCCCTCCTCGACCTGCTCACCCGCGAACTTACAGACGTCGGTGTGGTGGTGAGCACTCGTCTGGCACGCCTGGTCCTGTCACAGATCACGCTCAACGGCGAGATCATGCGCTCGCGCCACAAGGCTGAAATCGACCTGCTGCTGTACCACGTCCGGCGCCACCTGATTCTGCAGCCCGCGCTGACCGCCAAGGTGAAGGCCATGCTGCTGATGGTCCTGGATTTGTTCTACAGTCACTTCAAGCACATCGGCAACGATCTGGAGGCCATGTACACAAGCTATCTGGTGGTGGAGGATGGGGAGGACGACTGCGTCAATAATAACGGGTCGGGGCTTCATCCGAAGGACGAAAACCACCAGCTCCAGCATCAACAGTCTGAGAACGGCAGCAGTGCGAATACCTCTGGCCAAGACCCCGACACATTCGATCCGCCGCCGACGACAAAGAAGTGGAGCGAGCAAGTTTGCGAGGACTCTTTCTGCGACATCGGCTACGGCGAGGTGGAGCAGAGCGAGGAGCGCTATTCGGATGCAGCACCACAGCCATATCCTGCCAACAACACGGGCCCCCATCGGCACGGACGTCGCAGCTATCAGCCGCGCCAGGCGCCGCGACCACTAAAGACACAACAGCCAGCCAGCACAGACACAAACTCCGACCAGTATCCATCCATGGCTAGCAGCGAGGATCGCGACGAGAGCAAGCCGCTGCCGAGCTGGCGAAAGACGCGCTTCAACCGTAATCACGACGGCGACAGCAACGGCCGTTCCCGCGACCAGCAGAGGCGTTATAGCGCCAGCTTTGACGACGATCATCACAGCGTCCGTAGCGAGGGCACCGGCAACTTGCGGCTGTACAGCATCCACGACCGAAGGAAACACTCCCAGGAGCGGCACGAGCGCAACATGAGCGGAGGTGGAAACTACAACAGCATAGTCAATTCCAACTGGGACCAGCGCGATAGGGACGACCGCAGCGAGCGCTCCTACATTAGCAACTACGAGCGTGGCAATGCCTACAAGCGTGGCGGCCGTTTCCAAAACCGCAACACCTACGACAAGCCGCCGCGCTTCCagaaacaacagcagcagcagcaaggcCAGCAGCCACAACATCAGCCACAGGGTGGCCCCCAGAAGATTCATAGCGACACCTGGCGTCGCTCCAACACGGCCATCAATAGTGGCTACCAGGATGAGAACTGTGCCTACAACTCAAACGGCCAAGAGTCGAATAGCCGCAGCTCCTCCAGAGCACGCACCCTTCCACGCCCGTCGAAGATGGACAAGTCTGGTGGGTATCGGTACAACCAGAGTCCCACGCGtgggggaggaggaggaggtggcccGAGGTTCCCGCGCTACAGTAGCCAGAGCAGCTTGGCCAGTGAGGCGTCCAGCACGTTTGACCGCCGCCAGCAGACCTCGCCGCAGCATCCGCACCAGCGACACCGCCACTTCACGCGCCGCTCGCAACCCGATATCCATCAGCCCCAGAACGAGGATAAGAACTGGCAGGGTGGTCCGCAGGGGGGCGGTCAGGAGCAGCAGGCGGCCGGCAAGGAGGAGAGCGAGCTGGTGCGCAACGCCCAGCAGACAACCAAGTACATGAACTACCTGTCGTCGCAGAAATGA
- the LOC6495000 gene encoding uncharacterized protein LOC6495000 produces the protein MRKRRKNKNNNNSNITQSTTNPTNVEESRPAPYSEDWRPYLKTGEDATPPEDPPHKPTHNEKRQAAWILRRDFEKASDDEVSPEMEDCIKWAKTIIPDFQIERAGKQNYKKTAPASTPQAPAPSQPPSSKRKDRVECPTTSKRSRMELQNRSMMEMSEGKILLGVLDRGAISGNVPREKWRLVENELQDRFLQFVGDSDEPPPMCTDAGWHQGYVKAIVCEDTRSAEIYKRMVDSLGEVYPTARLVAVDWEQVISPPKARAWVTCKPEEPELILRMLQICNPEIPTANWRVVKVEKASGPTRQVVLLLDNESAEMVTEAGNILRYGFTTIKMKVYGMGRKQKKPPPTDPENGKLQNSTTEERHNDSIDHKDHIDGEDTDDDVMWVEPDED, from the coding sequence ATGAGAAAAAGacgaaaaaataagaataataaCAACTCAAACATAACACAAAGCACAACAAACCCCACAAACGTGGAGGAGAGTAGACCTGCTCCATATTCCGAAGACTGGAGGCCCTATCTGAAGACTGGTGAAGATGCAACTCCACCAGAGGATCCTCCACACAAACCAACACATAACGAGAAGAGACAAGCTGCCTGGATTCTGCGAAGGGACTTTGAAAAGGCCTCCGATGACGAGGTTTCTCCAGAAATGGAGGATTGCATCAAATGGGCTAAGACGATCATCCCGGATTTTCAGATCGAAAGAGCTGGTaaacaaaattacaaaaaaacagcACCGGCTTCCACTCCCCAAGCTCCCGCACCCAGCCAACCTCCAAGCAGTAAACGGAAAGATCGGGTGGAGTGTCCAACGACTTCCAAGCGATCTAGAATGGAGTTACAAAATCGATCCATGATGGAAATGTCCGAGGGTAAGATCCTACTAGGCGTCCTGGATAGGGGTGCCATCAGTGGGAACGTGCCTCGCGAGAAGTGGAGGCTGGTGGAGAACGAGCTGCAGGATCGTTTTCTGCAGTTCGTGGGCGACTCTGACGAACCACCGCCCATGTGCACAGACGCCGGATGGCACCAAGGATACGTGAAGGCCATTGTCTGTGAAGATACCCGTTCGGCGGAGATCTATAAGCGAATGGTTGATTCTCTGGGCGAGGTCTATCCGACTGCCCGACTTgtggcggtggactgggagcAGGTCATCTCTCCGCCAAAGGCCAGAGCTTGGGTCACTTGTAAGCCCGAAGAGCCGGAGCTTATACTCCGGATGTTGCAGATCTGCAACCCGGAGATTCCAACTGCCAATTGGCGGGTGGTCAAAGTGGAGAAAGCCTCCGGCCCAACTCGGCAGGTAGTGCTTCTCCTCGACAACGAATCGGCCGAAATGGTCACCGAGGCGGGGAATATTCTCCGGTACGGTTTCACGACCATCAAAATGAAGGTGTATGGAATGGGTCGTAAACAGAAAAAGCCTCCTCCCACCGATCCTGAGAATGGTAAGCTACAAAATTCCACTACCGAGGAGCGACACAATGATTCCATTGACCACAAAGATCATATTGACGGAGAAGACACGGATGACGATGTAATGTGGGTAGAACCCGATGAAGATTAA
- the LOC6494999 gene encoding uncharacterized protein LOC6494999, translated as MEDPNSKNNVVCKGCSTEPSPQLNILCGICKVFFRAGDVIFSTAACGHVFHKKCLTSWLSTSQSCPQCGSHCYRTRIHQIYLNFAERTDFDDEEIPNAPFEWVPMDLEFGAPADAHLPPDGAIQWGTDDDGHQTYVARVYIDDELLPASYVPEKKAAIASWGCHARRMTDEVEVLVLSDCDHKWVAGEGGSFPEDALQSGYADNGEVTYTGRGLHNGIQRLGKVHPSHKVLYMAHKDSEVNTSTYEVLVVTPREQADR; from the coding sequence ATGGAGGACCCCAACTCGAAGAACAACGTTGTCTGCAAGGGTTGTTCTACAGAACCATCGCCACAGCTAAATATTTTGTGTGGAATTTGCAAAGTATTTTTCCGGGCGGGCGATGTGATTTTCAGCACGGCGGCATGTGGCCATGTTTTTCACAAGAAATGCCTGACTAGCTGGTTGAGTACATCCCAGTCCTGCCCCCAATGTGGCTCCCACTGCTACAGAACACGCATCCACCAAATCTACCTAAACTTCGCCGAGCGCACTGATTTTGACGATGAAGAAATTCCAAATGCACCCTTCGAGTGGGTGCCCATGGATCTGGAGTTCGGCGCTCCAGCGGATGCCCACTTGCCACCTGACGGAGCCATACAATGGGGCACAGACGACGACGGCCACCAAACATATGTAGCACGCGTTTACATAGACGATGAGCTACTCCCGGCCAGTTATGTGCCAGAAAAGAAAGCAGCCATCGCGTCCTGGGGCTGCCATGCTAGAAGGATGACTGATGAAGTGGAAGTCCTTGTTTTGAGCGACTGTGATCACAAATGGGTGGCCGGCGAGGGGGGAAGTTTTCCTGAGGATGCCTTACAATCCGGATATGCTGACAACGGTGAAGTAACCTATACCGGACGTGGTCTCCACAATGGTATTCAGAGGCTAGGCAAGGTGCATCCCTCCCACAAAGTTCTTTACATGGCCCACAAAGATAGCGAGGTGAACACCAGTACTTACGAGGTCCTTGTGGTGACTCCACGCGAACAAGCCGACCGATGA
- the LOC6495624 gene encoding uncharacterized protein LOC6495624 has product MELGPNNSILANSLPCGVVKCGTDDEGHEAYVARVSKGSELLPASYIPDKKAAWTCYGSGAYWLTEYVEVLVLDDCDIKWVRGEDGSYPPDAIPTGFSDDGEVTYTGRATFRGLLKIGIVHPSEETMFIAHQQRARCIRCYDVLVMTPREPVDR; this is encoded by the coding sequence ATGGAACTCGGACCAAATAATTCCATCCTTGCCAACTCGTTACCTTGTGGAGTCGTAAAATGTGGCACAGACGACGAGGGCCACGAGGCATATGTGGCACGTGTCAGTAAAGGCTCGGAACTTCTACCGGCGAGCTATATTCCTGATAAGAAAGCCGCCTGGACATGCTATGGCTCCGGAGCTTATTGGCTTACGGAGTACGTCGAAGTACTCGTACTGGACGACTGTGATATTAAATGGGTGCGTGGTGAGGATGGTAGCTATCCGCCGGATGCCATCCCAACTGGATTCTCTGATGACGGGGAAGTAACCTACACGGGACGTGCCACTTTCCGAGGTTTACTAAAAATTGGAATAGTGCATCCATCAGAGGAGACGATGTTCATCGCCCATCAGCAAAGAGCAAGATGCATCCGCTGTTATGACGTGCTGGTGATGACTCCCCGGGAACCTGTGGATCGTTAA